Proteins found in one bacterium genomic segment:
- a CDS encoding TldD/PmbA family protein, which produces MIQEQEFRAIRDRVLKASQADETELTLGGGREELTRFGENRITQNVSEERYELRVRVRLGRRQGLATTNDLSAAGLERCVANAEALARIQPESERVIPFHAGGERREEAAWAADTAVVDTAARARWVETAVRVAAGEGIELGGIALSSEGSIGDYGEIEPFAVANSTGLLRFGRKTRAIFEVSAAKADGAGRSRILARSAAAVDPEAIARDACRRCLESRAPRSLAPGDYTVVFEAEAAQDLIFFLGYLGLNGLAVAEKRSPLGDRLGERVFGENITLREAPADPRLFGLGFDGEGVDTQAIALIERGVLRSFLHDRTSAHLTGQAPTGHGLPQPNNYGAFMRFPLLEGGEASLAALIAGVERGVLVTRLWYTNVVDPMKMIVTGMTRDGTFLIEGGAIAGPVKNFRFNQSLLELFGRVEALGQEQALGGMVLPHLRVRDFRFSSGTDF; this is translated from the coding sequence ATGATCCAGGAGCAGGAGTTCCGCGCCATCCGCGACCGCGTGCTGAAGGCGAGCCAGGCGGACGAGACCGAGCTCACCCTCGGCGGCGGGCGCGAGGAGTTGACGCGCTTCGGCGAGAACCGCATCACGCAGAACGTCTCCGAGGAGCGCTACGAGCTGCGGGTGCGCGTGCGCCTGGGCCGGCGGCAGGGCCTGGCGACGACGAACGACCTCTCGGCCGCGGGCCTGGAGCGCTGCGTGGCCAATGCCGAGGCGCTCGCGCGCATCCAGCCCGAGAGCGAGCGGGTGATTCCCTTCCACGCCGGCGGCGAGCGGCGCGAGGAGGCGGCCTGGGCCGCCGACACGGCGGTCGTCGACACGGCGGCGCGCGCGCGCTGGGTGGAGACCGCAGTCCGGGTGGCCGCCGGCGAGGGCATCGAACTGGGGGGCATCGCGCTGTCCAGCGAGGGCTCGATCGGCGACTACGGCGAGATCGAGCCCTTCGCCGTTGCGAACAGCACGGGGCTCCTCCGTTTCGGCCGGAAGACGCGCGCCATCTTCGAGGTGAGCGCGGCGAAGGCGGATGGCGCGGGCCGCAGCCGCATCCTCGCGCGCTCCGCCGCCGCGGTGGATCCCGAGGCGATCGCCCGCGACGCCTGCCGCCGCTGTCTCGAGAGCCGGGCGCCGCGCAGCTTGGCGCCGGGCGACTACACGGTGGTCTTCGAGGCGGAGGCCGCGCAGGACCTGATCTTTTTCCTCGGCTACCTGGGCCTCAACGGCCTGGCGGTCGCCGAGAAGCGCAGCCCGCTCGGCGATCGCCTCGGCGAGCGCGTCTTCGGCGAGAACATCACCCTGCGCGAGGCGCCGGCCGATCCGCGACTCTTCGGCCTCGGCTTCGACGGCGAGGGCGTGGATACGCAGGCCATCGCCCTCATCGAGCGGGGCGTCTTGAGGAGCTTCCTGCACGATCGCACGAGCGCGCATCTGACCGGACAGGCCCCGACCGGTCACGGCCTGCCGCAGCCCAACAACTACGGCGCCTTCATGCGCTTCCCGCTGCTGGAGGGGGGCGAGGCGAGCCTCGCGGCGCTCATCGCCGGCGTGGAGCGCGGCGTGCTCGTCACGCGGCTCTGGTACACGAACGTCGTCGATCCGATGAAGATGATCGTCACGGGCATGACTCGCGATGGCACCTTCCTCATCGAGGGCGGGGCGATCGCGGGGCCGGTGAAGAACTTCCGCTTCAACCAGAGCCTGCTCGAGCTCTTCGGGCGGGTGGAAGCGCTCGGGCAGGAACAGGCCCTCGGCGGCATGGTGCTGCCCCACCTGCGGGTGCGGGATTTCCGCTTCAGCAGCGGCACGGACTTCTAG
- a CDS encoding TldD/PmbA family protein produces the protein MKDKLLAAIETARARGADYADARWVESRTEELMVKNGSLAIAELRGTQGVGIRVLKGGAWGFAATDRLEGDSLDAAAARAVALAEASARVMREPVRLAAEPALKSSWATPRQIDPFAVAREEKLDLLTGVEAELHVDPRVKVAQAQMLFDQQQLLLVSSEGAELAQDLLTSGGGLVAIAADGSTIQRRSFPDSAGGMHLGAGYEVIAEFDLPGNARRTAEEAVALLAADPCPVGEKDILLDWSQLGLQIHESCGHASELDRVLGMEANFAGRSFLTPEKLGNFTYGSPIVNLVADSTLPRGLATRGWDDEGVAAQRFHVVEGGRFAAYFTSRELAAVEKNPRSRGCNRAESWNRIPGVRIPNLGLAPGRWELDDLIADTEDGIWMETNRSWSIDQMRLNFQFSTELGWEIKKGKKTRLLRGCTYQGRTPDFWGACDAICGDKWWRPFGVLNCGKGEPGQIARMTHGSAPARFRKIRVGVSE, from the coding sequence ATGAAGGACAAGCTGCTTGCGGCCATCGAGACCGCGCGCGCGCGCGGCGCCGACTACGCCGATGCGCGCTGGGTCGAGAGTCGCACCGAGGAGCTGATGGTGAAGAACGGCAGCCTCGCGATCGCCGAGTTGCGGGGGACGCAGGGCGTCGGCATCCGGGTGCTGAAGGGCGGCGCCTGGGGCTTCGCCGCCACCGATCGGCTCGAAGGCGACAGCCTGGACGCGGCCGCCGCGCGCGCCGTCGCGCTGGCCGAGGCCAGCGCCCGCGTCATGCGCGAGCCCGTGCGGCTCGCCGCCGAACCCGCCCTCAAGTCGAGCTGGGCGACGCCCAGGCAGATCGATCCCTTCGCGGTCGCCCGCGAGGAGAAGCTGGACCTCCTCACGGGGGTCGAGGCCGAGCTGCACGTCGACCCGCGGGTCAAGGTCGCCCAGGCGCAGATGCTCTTCGATCAGCAGCAGCTACTCCTCGTCTCCAGCGAAGGGGCCGAGCTCGCACAGGACCTGCTCACCAGCGGCGGCGGCCTCGTCGCCATCGCCGCCGATGGCAGCACCATCCAGCGGCGCAGCTTCCCCGACTCGGCGGGCGGCATGCACCTGGGCGCCGGCTACGAGGTGATCGCCGAATTCGACCTGCCGGGCAACGCGCGGCGCACGGCCGAGGAGGCCGTCGCCCTGCTCGCGGCCGATCCCTGCCCGGTGGGCGAGAAGGACATCCTCCTGGACTGGTCGCAACTCGGCCTGCAGATCCACGAGTCCTGCGGCCACGCCAGCGAGCTGGACCGCGTGCTCGGCATGGAGGCCAATTTCGCCGGGCGCAGCTTCCTGACGCCCGAGAAGCTGGGCAACTTCACCTACGGGTCGCCGATCGTGAATCTCGTCGCGGACAGCACCCTGCCGCGCGGCCTGGCCACGCGCGGCTGGGACGACGAGGGCGTCGCCGCCCAGCGTTTCCACGTCGTCGAGGGCGGCCGCTTCGCCGCCTACTTCACGAGCCGCGAGCTGGCCGCGGTCGAGAAGAACCCCCGCAGCCGGGGCTGCAACCGGGCCGAGAGCTGGAATCGCATCCCGGGGGTCCGCATCCCGAACCTGGGCCTCGCGCCCGGCCGCTGGGAGCTGGACGACCTGATCGCGGACACCGAGGACGGTATCTGGATGGAGACGAACCGCAGCTGGAGCATCGACCAGATGCGGCTGAACTTCCAGTTCTCGACCGAGCTGGGCTGGGAGATCAAGAAGGGCAAGAAGACGCGGCTCCTGCGCGGCTGCACCTACCAGGGGCGCACGCCGGACTTCTGGGGCGCCTGCGACGCCATCTGCGGCGACAAGTGGTGGCGGCCCTTCGGCGTCCTCAACTGCGGCAAGGGGGAGCCCGGGCAGATCGCCCGCATGACGCACGGCTCCGCGCCGGCTCGCTTTCGGAAGATTCGCGTGGGGGTGAGCGAATGA